One genomic segment of Ctenopharyngodon idella isolate HZGC_01 chromosome 7, HZGC01, whole genome shotgun sequence includes these proteins:
- the si:ch211-107p11.3 gene encoding GT1 domain-containing protein isoform X2 gives MAKQRAAYFSPAELQLLIEGYDEVKHLIKTKGNTIAAAKVRQDAWRKISVKLNASNPLGPRRTWQQVKTKYKNIVQSANKRKAALKKMGLLPTKEEYIDEEELPPENDVEGPIIERIIGGCCSDPGDEAGCSSYVKVNDHGLNLLPPPILSDDELDSEPVEDVKTLYMKYLQVEISNRKQEMAYRALKMRKVEKEIQLLDRKLDADL, from the exons ATGGCTAAACAGCGTGCTGCATATTTCAGCCCTGCTGAATTGCAACTTCTAATTGAAGGATATGAcgaagttaaacatttaataaaaactaaagggAATACAATAGCGGCTGCAAAAGTCCGTCAGGACGCGTGGCGAAAAATATCTGTCAAATTAAACGC ATCTAACCCTCTGGGACCTAGAAGAACGTGGCAGCAAGTGAAGACGAAATACAAGAACATCGTTCAAAGTG CTAACAAGAGAAAGGCTGCCCTGAAGAAGATGGGACTACTCCCAACCAAAGAGGAGTACATAGATGAAGAGGAGCTGCCCCCTGAGAATGATGTGGAAGGTCCCATCATAGAGAGAATAATTGGCGGCTGCTGCTCTGATCCTGGAGATGAGGCTGGCTGCAGCAGTTATGTCAAAG TGAATGATCATGGATTGAACCTCCTTCCGCCACCTATATTATCAGATGATGAGCTGGACTCT gaaCCTGTGGAAGATGTTAAGACCTTATACATGAAGTATCTCCAAGTAGAGATCTCCAACAGAAAGCAGGAAATGGCATACAGAGCCTTAAAAATGCGCAAAGTGGAGAAGGAAATACAGTTGTTGGACAGGAAGTTGGAT GCTGATCTTTGA
- the si:ch211-107p11.3 gene encoding GT1 domain-containing protein isoform X1 — MAKQRAAYFSPAELQLLIEGYDEVKHLIKTKGNTIAAAKVRQDAWRKISVKLNASNPLGPRRTWQQVKTKYKNIVQSANKRKAALKKMGLLPTKEEYIDEEELPPENDVEGPIIERIIGGCCSDPGDEAGCSSYVKVNDHGLNLLPPPILSDDELDSEPVEDVKTLYMKYLQVEISNRKQEMAYRALKMRKVEKEIQLLDRKLDVSDILIVDCQNKGKVCLLDPLKSVVRHFY; from the exons ATGGCTAAACAGCGTGCTGCATATTTCAGCCCTGCTGAATTGCAACTTCTAATTGAAGGATATGAcgaagttaaacatttaataaaaactaaagggAATACAATAGCGGCTGCAAAAGTCCGTCAGGACGCGTGGCGAAAAATATCTGTCAAATTAAACGC ATCTAACCCTCTGGGACCTAGAAGAACGTGGCAGCAAGTGAAGACGAAATACAAGAACATCGTTCAAAGTG CTAACAAGAGAAAGGCTGCCCTGAAGAAGATGGGACTACTCCCAACCAAAGAGGAGTACATAGATGAAGAGGAGCTGCCCCCTGAGAATGATGTGGAAGGTCCCATCATAGAGAGAATAATTGGCGGCTGCTGCTCTGATCCTGGAGATGAGGCTGGCTGCAGCAGTTATGTCAAAG TGAATGATCATGGATTGAACCTCCTTCCGCCACCTATATTATCAGATGATGAGCTGGACTCT gaaCCTGTGGAAGATGTTAAGACCTTATACATGAAGTATCTCCAAGTAGAGATCTCCAACAGAAAGCAGGAAATGGCATACAGAGCCTTAAAAATGCGCAAAGTGGAGAAGGAAATACAGTTGTTGGACAGGAAGTTGGATGTAAGTGATATTTTGATAGTGGATTGTCAGAATAAAGGAAAAGTGTGCCTTTTAGACCCACTAAAATCTGTGGtcagacatttttattag
- the ext2 gene encoding exostosin-2 produces the protein MCASVKYGSRGPALIPRMKTKHRIYYITLFSVVLLGLIATGMFQFWPHSIESSAEWSLDRRSVHDAPLVRIPVSSPIPERGDLSCRMHTCFDVYRCGYNPKNKIKVYIYPLQRFVDEVGVPISSTGLSREYNDLLSAISDSDFYTDDVTRACLFIPSIDVLNQNSLRIRETAQALAMLPRWDKGMNHLLFNMLPGGPPDYNTALDVPRDRALLAGGGFSTWTYRQGYDVSIPVYSPLSAEVDLPERQPGPRRYFILSSQTAIHREYRVELERLKEENGEALLLLDKCSNLSQGLASVRKRCYKGQVYDYPQILQESSFCVVLRGARLGQATLSDALQAGCVPVIMADSYILPFSEVLDWKRASVVIPEEKLPEMYTILKSIPHRQVEEMQRQARWFWEAYFSSMKAIGMTTLQIINDRIYPYAARTYEEWNNPPVIKWSSVNSPLFLPLIPPRSPGFTAVVLTYDRIESLFRVITEISKVPSLAKLLVVWNNQNKSPPEESLWPKVAVPLKVVRTKENKLSNRFFPFDEIETEAVLAIDDDIIMLTSDELQFGYEVWREFPDRLVGYPGRLHLWDHEMGKWKYESEWTNEVSMVLTGAAFYHKYFNYLYTYKMPGDIKNWVDAHMNCEDIAMNFLVANITGKAPIKVTPRKKFKCPECTAIDGLSLDQTHMVERSECINKFASVFGTMPLKVVEHRADPVLYKDDFPEKLKSFPNIGSL, from the exons ATGTGTGCATCAGTGAAGTATGGTTCCCGGGGCCCTGCTCTTATTCCCCGCATGAAGACTAAACACCGGATATACTACATCACCCTCTTCTCCGTGGTCTTGCTGGGGTTGATCGCAACGGGGATGTTCCAGTTCTGGCCTCACTCCATTGAGTCCTCTGCAGAATGGAGTCTGGACCGCCGTAGTGTGCATGACGCTCCTTTGGTCAGGATACCTGTGAGCAGCCCTATTCCTGAGAGGGGTGACCTGAGCTGTCGGATGCACACTTGCTTTGATGTGTATCGTTGTGGATATAATCCCAAGAATAAAATCAAG GTGTACATCTATCCTCTTCAGAGATTTGTGGATGAGGTAGGGGTGCCCATCAGCAGTACTGGCCTGTCTCGAGAATACAACGACCTTCTGAGTGCCATCTCAGACAGTGATTTTTACACTGATGATGTGACTAGAGCGTGCCTGTTCATACCCTCCATTGATGTGTTGAATCAGAACTCTCTGCGGATTCGTGAAACTGCTCAGGCACTGGCTATGCTGCCCAG GTGGGACAAAGGAATGAACCACCTGCTGTTTAACATGCTTCCCGGAGGACCCCCTGACTACAATACAGCTCTGGATGTGCCCAGAGACAG AGCCCTGCTGGCTGGGGGAGGTTTCTCCACATGGACATACAGGCAGGGTTATGATGTCAGCATCCCCGTGTATAGCCCTTTATCTGCTGAGGTGGACCTTCCTGAGAGGCAACCAGG GCCCCGGCGGTACTTCATTCTATCATCTCAGACGGCCATCCATCGGGAATACCGTGTGGAACTGGAGAGGCTGAAGGAGGAGAATGGGGAGGCCCTGCTGCTCCTAGACAAATGCAGTAACCTCTCTCAGGGTTTGGCCTCAGTCAGAAAGCGCTGCTATAAAGGACAGGTCTACGACTACCCACAGATCTTACAG GAGTCGTCCTTCTGTGTGGTTTTGCGTGGGGCCCGGCTTGGACAGGCCACTCTCAGTGATGCGCTGCAGGCCGGATGTGTCCCTGTCATCATGGCTGATTCTTACATTCTGCCTTTCTCTGAAGTACTTGACTGGAAAAG GGCATCCGTTGTCATTCCAGAAGAAAAGTTGCCAGAGATGTACACTATTTTGAAGAGCATCCCTCACAGGCAGGTGGAGGAGATGCAGAGACAG GCCCGCTGGTTCTGGGAAGCCTACTTCAGCTCCATGAAGGCTATCGGCATGACGACACTCCAGATCATTAACGATCGCATCTACCCCTATGCAGCTCGTACCTACGAAGAGTGGAACAATCCTCCTGTAATT AAATGGTCAAGTGTGAACAGCCCACTTTTCCTTCCTCTCATACCGCCACGCTCACCTGGGTTCACGGCTGTGGTGTTGACATATGATCGAATCGAAAGCCTCTTTAGGGTCATCACTGAGATCTCCAAAGTGCCAAGCTTGGCCAAACTACTGGTGGTGTGGAACAACCAGAACAAGAGCCCCCCTGAAG AGTCGCTGTGGCCCAAAGTCGCAGTACCTCTTAAAGTGGTTCGCACCAAAGAAAACAAGCTCAGCAATCGCTTCTTCCCGTTCGATGAGATCGAGACAGAAGCTGTTCTGGCCATtgatgatgacatcatcatgTTGACCTCAGATGAGCTGCAGTTTGGATATGAG gtATGGCGTGAGTTCCCAGACAGGCTGGTTGGATATCCCGGACGGCTTCACTTATGGGACCACGAGATGGGCAAGTGGAAGTATGAATCTGAGTGGACCAATGAAGTGTCAATGGTCTTGACTGGAGCTGCATTCTACCATAAG TACTTCAACTATCTCTACACGTATAAAATGCCTGGAGACATCAAGAACTGGGTGGATGCTCATATGAACTGTGAGGATATTGCCATGAATTTCCTTGTGGCCAACATCACTGGCAAAGCCCCAATAAAG gTTACTCCTCGGAAAAAATTCAAGTGCCCGGAGTGCACGGCGATTGACGGGTTGTCCCTGGACCAGACGCACATGGTGGAGAG GTCTGAGTGCATAAACAAATTCGCCTCTGTGTTCGGCACCATGCCTCTGAAGGTTGTTGAGCACCGGGCCGATCCTGTACTCTATAAAGATGACTTCCCAGAGAAACTCAAAAGTTTCCCCAACATTGGTAGTCTGTGA